The following DNA comes from Rhinolophus sinicus isolate RSC01 linkage group LG06, ASM3656204v1, whole genome shotgun sequence.
TCAATCTTGGTATCCAACATAGAGCCAAAGGTCTGGGTGGCCCCATCTTTACACCGGTTTTGGGTCTTTTGTACAGCCCCCAAAAAACAGGAGGATGTTGAAAGTACTTCTACCAGAGAGGTGTTGTAAGGATGTAACAAGAAGGGCTGGTATGTgttaaaaatttcattattagGAGAGTAACAACCAACTTTGCAACTTCAGTGCAGCAGACAGACCAGCTCCCTCTTTGTGCAGGTTGACTCCCTGACCACAGAGCTAGGACAGAGTGGGTCACACAGAGGAAAGGTCCATTGCTGTGTTAGTGGAGGCACTGTCATGGAACAGGAGGCCAGGGCTGTCAGCATCAGCTCTGCCGGGGAAGGAGGTGGGCATGTGCTGGATGAGAAGGGCCTGAAGGCAGGATGGGGTGCACGACCTTGGCaactccctgcctcccaggcagGGAAAGGCAGAGCAGAACAGCAGAGGAGTGCGAGAACCAAATGTGCGAGGCTCAGGCGGCCTCAATGTCACCCCACCCCTCAGTCTGGCTGCTCCTTTTAAGGAAGGGACTGAGGAAGGAGGCTGCCATGGCCCTGCGTGGCTCACAGCTGGGGGGCTGCAGGCATGTATGTGGGAGAAGAAGGGGCACTCAGGAAAGGAATGGCAGGGAGAGCGAGAAGGCCATGAGAATACAGGAGAGTTCCCCGGACGGAGCAGAGTGAGCGAAGAGGCGGGCCACGGCCACGTTGGGGTTGCCCTGAGCAGGCTCAAACCACTTCTGCAGACACCGCCCGCTGTCCCTACGCTCAGGGCTCGCCTTGAACGAGTTGCTCCAGATCTTCTCACACAGGTCAGCCGGGGTAGGGAAGTAATGGGGGAAAGGGTGACAGGGGGCTCTGGCAGGACAGCGGCTCTTCCCTGTGAAAGATTAAGATATGGGTAACTTACTCCTGCTACTCCCACCTTTACCTCCCCATCATTTGCCTTGGGGGAGCTTAGGGGGCTGGCACCTTCCCCCGGGTGGGGGCCTCCCAGGCCCCGCTTCTCCCCAGGCTCTGTCAAGTACCACTCACCCCGACTCCAGTCCCAGCTGCCATGCCAGTTAGATTGGCACGTGTAGGATGTGTGGCAGTCTGCCCACCACTGTTCACAGTCCTCCCGGCATAGTGGTGCATCCAAAATTCGCTCTCCCTGCCCACTCAGGCCCACCTGGGTGCCCGCATAACCAGAGACAAGAAACGGAGGGCAGAAATTTGAAGGCTGTCAGTAGCTACAATGGCACTTGTACCAGGTATCATATGAACATAGTCTATTATGAAGTCTCTAAGGATTGTTTTCCCAATGAGAACAATGAGGTTAAATAGTTTGTCCCCGGCTACACAGCTTCTACAGAAGACGGGATTCAAATAGTGTCTCATGCTGCTGTTCTCATCTGACCAGTCGCCCCTCCATGCCCAGGACCATTCTCCAGAAGCAGCTTCCTCTCCATTCCCTTCCCCAACAGCGGCTTCTGACCCTGTACTTGTCCATAGGAGCGCATTGCCTGTTCCTGCTAGTATGCTGGAGCTCAGGCGCTTAGTAACAGGGCATTATTGCACAGACgtgcctcctgcctcccagctcaATCTTACCACCTGCTGGATCCAAGGTCCCAGGTTCGGGGAGCACTCGTAGAAGCAGACAGCCTGGATGAAGTGCCTCTGACAGTCCGGCATCATCAATCCGCAGTGAAGCAGGCTGAAGCTGTAGAGCAGGGATACATCCAGGTGAGCTTCCCAGCTTGTGTTGGACGTGCAGCAGGCATTGTCCTTCCAGGGCACGCACTGAGGGTGGAGGAAGAAGCAAAAGGCATGGGGCCTTGAGGGGTAAGAGGCAGAGGTTGATGAGTGCCTAGGGCAGAAAGGTAAAAATGTCCCCTAGAAGAGGACCTGGGCAAGTACAATGTCTTTAGACCAGCACACCCTGTATAGAAGGAATGCTGATAATTTGTCAATATTCACACCCAAAGGGCAACTGCACACTGACCTCCCTGCTACAGTCCCTTAGCAACATGACTTCCAGGGTCTCCTGAAGGGCAGCAGAGGAACCCCAGGAGACCCAAGGGAATGTGAGGTTGCCTTGGATGAGAGGTAGCTGAGAAAGGCTCAGTAAATGCCAGGTAGACACCAGCTCTGTTCTTTCTCCCACAACCTTGTCATTTGCTTTCAGGAGCTTGGGAAGGAGTCACTGAAGTCATATGTGTCCCCAAGGCCTATTGGTAGAAACCCTAGAGGAGGAGGACCTTGTTTGTTTGAATCTATGTGGAACCAACAAAGAGCCTCTGGGATCACCACCTGCCCCTGCTCCCCGAGTGGTTGGGCAGCTCAGAAATGGGAACTTTGAATCCCTCAGCAATTATGGTCTCAAAAGGTCATAGTGTCCCTCCAGTGGGCTTTACCCAAATCCCAACCTAAGGATCCACACGAGTCAGGGTTGATGAGGTTTCAGAAACCACCTTGGCGTTTGTGTCCCTTCCCTGATCTGCCCAAacagcccccctcccacccctggaCCAGGTCTGGCCTCTATACCTCCTCGTAAAGCTGGTCTtctgggctgggctctggctTGTGGTGCTTGGCCTTCATGCAGACATTGAGCAGCTCGTCCCCAGCCCAGATGGGCATGACTGTCCCGAGCCCTAACAGGAGCTGCCACCACCATTCCATGGCCGACTGCAGAGAGGAGACCCACCTGCTCATGTGACAGAGAGGACACCCTGCTCCACTCCCTCCGCTATCCCAAGGAGTGATTGTGGGCTTCAAGCCTCCCCCCAGTGACCATGATGCTCTGGCTGCTCCTAGGGCTCTGTCTGAGGCAGCATCACCAAATGTCAGGGCAGGTGGAATAGACCTTAGAGGTCTGACACCCACCTCCAATGACTGTACAGACACAGCAAGTAAAGCCCAGGGAGAAGAGACCAGTGCTAAGGTGAGGGTTGGGGTAGACTGGTACCAACCTTCCCTGGGGGAATTTTTCCTGGCCCTTTTCTGCTCAGAGGCAGCCTTTCTAATTCAGTGACACTCAGAGCTTTGATCCTGGGGGAGTAACTGAACAAAGGCTCAATAACCAGATTCTACACGGGGCAAAGGACATGGTGGGACTGTGTAGTGTGACAAATGCAATCCTTAGCCCCTCAAATGCCAACCCTAACTCTAGCCCCTCTGAGGGGTCCTCAGGCAGCTGGTCCCCTCCGCTGTTCCTTCTGTGCTCCCCTCCATGAGAGGTTGTGCCTCTCACAGCCTCAACCCCTCTGAGACCCAGCCTGAGCACGAGGCTATGCAGCCAAGCACCCATCAGCCCCGCTGCCATCTCGGAGCCAGGAGCATGCCCGGGCAAGGGTCAGATGTGAGAGCCTTCCACATCCAAAGGTGATTTTTGTTACAGGAACAAGGAGGCtggcttttcttttcatgtttgtcGAGCACTATGTTTCCAACTCTGTTCTGGGTAGTTCTGGTAACAGGAGGTAGTGGAAAGGGAGACCAAAGGGGGGGGGGTGGAAATGGCAGAACACCTCGTCTCAAGGGCCCAACACTTTAGGAAACAGGACTCCCTCAGCCTTTTCCCACCCAGGAGCCCATGGCTCTCCCAGTCCCTCTGGCCTTGCAGGAACCGGCTCTGGACCCATCACAGTGAAACTGAAAACCTCTGGCTTAGACCAAGTTTAGAGACTCAGACATCTGAGGGTGGAGATCCCAGCACCTTCAGAGCCCAAATCTAAGGCTGCCCTCTCTCTCCAGCACCAGTTtcaaacacagacacagagagtATCCTTTAAAGAACCAAGTATATCAGGTAAAACAGGAAGGATGCTGCCCCTTCTAGTGTTTTCTTCATACTTACTTTCAAAACAGGAGTcgctccctcccacctccagagATTGTGAGGCTGCAGAGACGTCCACACTCCTGCCTGTTTATTACCCACTCCAGGGCCTACTAGGTCCAGGTGCAAATGTAGAACTCCAGGTGGCTCCAGTTAAATGGCGTCCATCTTACCCAAGTATAGGGACCTCCTGTGGCTGGAGCTGGAGGGTTTCTGAGAAAGGGTTTCGCTTTTTCAGAGAAAGAGACCCCATAATGGGTGAGATCCTGGGCCCTTGAGTCAGCTCCTGAGCTCCGCTCTCAGCTCTGCTACTTGCCAGCTAGAAGCCCTTGAGAAAATGACTTAAACTCTCtgtcagttttcttatctgtaaggGGGGCTATTCTATTATAATGGGAttgttggggggggggagaatgaAAGAGGAAGTTCCTGAAGATGACTTGGCATGGCGCCCAGCAGAGTTAAGTCTTAATGGTTTCATTCCCATCCTTTTGTCCTCCGaggcctttctctctctgtgccctGTTCCTCAGTGCTGCTGCCCTTTCGTCAGCAATTACCTGGGATGAACCACCTGGCTTCATCCCAGTGACCCGTCTCAGCCCCCAGGAGCTAAGGTTCTTGCTGGAGAGCAGACCCAgcaacacagagaggcagagataAAGTGGGGCCTTGGGGATCCAAGAATTTAAATGTACAaccaaagacaaaacaaacaaaaaccaaaaagtcCCTCTGCAACCTGTGTAATGGCCTTAGCGTGCAGGGACCATTGTCTGTGAAATAAAGCCAGTTATCGAATAACGTTTCATTCAacgttgtttcattataatgttgatgagacactgtaggaacttaactcttgtttatatcaatgagCCTGaggtaaaattgattttattataagttgtttttcttaaagtcacagtttccaagaacccaTGATGACTTTACTGTATATGGTCTGGCTTACTCCTTGCAATGACCCCTAGAGTGAATGCCTTCCCTATTTTAACTGTGGAAAAGTAGGCTCAGCTGGGGAGTGCAGAGCTAGCATCTGAACTCAGGTAAACACGACTCCATATCTGATGCAGGTGAAGGGGAGACCTCCAGGATGGAAAAGGAAGGTGCTGTCTGTGGCTCAAGtgaagtcttaaaaaataaataaataacaataaataaataaataaaagccaaatgCCATAATCAGATTGCATGTTGGGAAacatttgttggttttatttgggaacagtgatGGTTACCAGCCCAGCCTCCCATGTTCCTGCCCTAAACAGAGTTAGGAGTCTCCCTTTTAGGATCCGATACCAAGTGGTTCTCTTCCCATGAGCATCCATTgggcaagagaaaagcaggtgtacaTGTCCTCTTCAAGTCCTCACAAATACATGTGACCCGTGGACAACATTGCAGGGGACAGTTAAGGGAGCTAACGCCACCCTCCTTACCCAGTCCAAAATCTACATATAACTGTTGACTCCCCCAAAGCTTAACTACAATCTGCCCTTCACATTctcagattcaaccaactgcggATGGAAAACAGTTTTCCATCTGTGTTTGGAAATCTGCAGTTGGGAATTCACTATTTGCGATCtctggttggttgaatccatggatgcaaAACCCCAGATGGGAAGGGTTGACTGTGTTTATTGAAACAAATCGGAGAAGTGGACCCAGGCAGTGCAAACCCATGCAGTTCAAGGAACAACTGTACTGAAGAAGCTCTAAGCCTTGACAAGGTAagaaagtgtggggacagagtcccagagagcagtttccaggctctcagcctcacgtggaaaggtgttggctcaggtagtagatggcagtcagctgtggctagttggccgtcagctgtaaccagttagccaattagccactgatataactgccgcggctgcgttggttggtttgTCGGTTGgtaggcagaaaagcggacagcaagttgcaggtcatgtggctcgagcctccagtgagaccatagtgatatgactcccctacctatggctccgtgggtgttcctttttggcctagccacatcctgcgttcttatgtggggagcaggactagaagCCCTGCAGGCTGCcttgcacgacaaatggcgcagcgagcagggtccccagcaCAACAAAGCGTTAGGGTTTAACATTAAGTTTCAGATGGCTGTGGAAGTGTCCAGGACAAGAATACAGAAATGAAGTCCAGAAGTAattactgaaaaggaaaacaggtCCTCTGGTAAATGTCTTTCACATggaggggagagggtgagggacTTGCTAATGTCTTAGGACAAAGCTGTAGGAAATGAGCTAAAATTACAGCCAGTGCAGGtggcagggagggtgggaggaagggaataTGATGGTTGACGTCTCCCCAGGGAGGCAGTGTGCGGCCTTTGAGGAAAACTCATTTGTGCCTTATTGTTATTGAGTCTTGTTGAGAAATCTGTTTTCTGACTGAAAGCTGATAAATCAAGGCTGACTGTGGACGGGGCTATTTGAAGCTGCTCATCCCGAatagttttcttcttaaaaaacaaacaaaacaacacttcAATTGCTGAGAGCAGAGCGACAGCAGCATTCAGAGAGTTctggagggaggggaggtgggtAGAGCGGTGGAAGAAGCAGCCCAGCCCCTCTGGTTTGGGACCACAGCCCATGCTGGGCAGTAGtgactctctccctctccccctgcaGACATGGTTGCCCAGGATGCCGAAGCCCACTGAGTTCGAGAACAGActaaaaaagcagagaactagtGCCAGAAATCTCCTGGTAAGAATCTGAAGTCAGAGTCCAGCTGGAGGAGACATTGGTGACACAGAGTTCTTAGTGGGTCTTATGAG
Coding sequences within:
- the IZUMO1R gene encoding sperm-egg fusion protein Juno, with translation MSRWVSSLQSAMEWWWQLLLGLGTVMPIWAGDELLNVCMKAKHHKPEPSPEDQLYEECVPWKDNACCTSNTSWEAHLDVSLLYSFSLLHCGLMMPDCQRHFIQAVCFYECSPNLGPWIQQVVGLSGQGERILDAPLCREDCEQWWADCHTSYTCQSNWHGSWDWSRGKSRCPARAPCHPFPHYFPTPADLCEKIWSNSFKASPERRDSGRCLQKWFEPAQGNPNVAVARLFAHSAPSGELSCILMAFSLSLPFLS